A single region of the Triticum dicoccoides isolate Atlit2015 ecotype Zavitan chromosome 2B, WEW_v2.0, whole genome shotgun sequence genome encodes:
- the LOC119367903 gene encoding galactose mutarotase-like — MARVLAFLSLLCLVASALVCVGEARKMVGVYMLKKGDFSVKVTNWGATIMSIIVPDNKGNLADVVLGKDTLAEYVNDTAYFGPLSGRVAQRMARGRFVLDGKVYHTYINDGRNAIHGGHRGFSKVIWTVKEYVAGGDSPYITLYYRSFDGEQGFPGDLDVYATYQVSSPYVLSIRTNATALNKATPVNFLQHVYFNLGGQGSGDVLGHTLQLSASRYTPMDEELLPSSGRVDPVAGTNYDFRTPTPIGARIRQVMGGKGVRGYDINYVIDGAGMRKVAAVRDGASGRALQLWANQPAMQLYTGNGLNNTRGKGGIVYRQYAGFCLETQAYPDAVNHPEFPSVTVRPGQVYKHDMLLKFSF, encoded by the exons ATGGCTAGGGTTCTAGCGTTTCTCTCGCTCTTGTGCCTTGTGGCCTCTGCGCTGGTTTGCGTCGGCGAAGCGAGGAAGATGGTTGGGGTGTACATGCTCAAGAAAGGGGATTTCTCCGTGAAGGTCACCAACTGGGGCGCCACTATCATGTCGATCATCGTCCCCGACAACAAAG GGAATTTAGCTGATGTTGTGCTGGGTAAAGACACCCTCGCTGAATATGTT AACGATACGGCCTACTTCGGCCCGCTGAGCGGGCGCGTAGCACAACGAATGGCCAGAGGCCGGTTCGTCCTCGACGGCAAAGTATACCACACGTACATCAACGACGGCAGGAACGCCATCCATG GCGGCCACAGGGGATTCAGCAAAGTCATATGGACGGTGAAGGAGTACGTCGCCGGCGGCGACTCCCCGTATATCACGCTGTACTACCGCAGCTTCGACGGGGAGCAAG GATTCCCCGGAGACCTGGACGTGTACGCGACCTACCAGGTGTCGAGCCCATACGTGCTGAGCATCCGCACGAACGCAACGGCGCTGAACAAAGCGACGCCGGTGAACTTCCTGCAGCACGTGTACTTCAACCTGGGCGGGCAGGGCAGCGGCGACGTGCTGGGCCACACGCTCCAGCTCTCCGCGTCCCGGTACACCCCGATGGACGAGGAGCTCCTCCCGTCGTCGGGCCGCGTCGACCCGGTGGCCGGCACGAACTACGACTTCCGGACGCCGACGCCCATCGGCGCGCGCATCCGGCAGGTCATGGGCGGCAAGGGCGTCCGCGGGTACGACATCAACTACGTGATCGACGGGGCCGGCATGCGGAAGGTGGCGGCGGTCCGGGACGGCGCGTCCGGGCGCGCGCTGCAGCTGTGGGCCAACCAGCCGGCCATGCAGCTCTACACCGGCAACGGGCTGAACAACACCAGGGGGAAGGGCGGCATCGTGTACCGGCAATACGCTGGGTTCTGCCTTGAGACGCAGGCGTACCCGGACGCCGTGAACCACCCCGAGTTCCCGTCGGTGACGGTGAGGCCCGGCCAGGTGTACAAGCACGACATGCTCCTCAAGTTCTCCTTCTAA
- the LOC119367904 gene encoding uncharacterized protein LOC119367904 isoform X1 has translation MGSIKRQEYSYDADDEDDFYIRNDDDLLEAPTLTSEQMARAREEALYVLKTKSPEEAFKIFTEVGSYYNVDGPPLGLEQKDKTPATATPPAAPANVKEQPQTTVPPSGK, from the exons ATGGGCTCGATCAAGAGGCAGGAGTACTCCTACGACGCCGACGATGAGGACGATTTCTACATCCGGAATGATGATGACCTTCTAGAGGCCCCGACCCTCACCAGCGAGCAAATGGCGCGAGCCAGG GAGGAAGCTCTGTACGTGCTGAAAACCAAGTCCCCTGAAGAGGCTTTCAAGATTTTCACCGAGGTA GGTTCCTATTACAATGTTGACGGTCCGCCATTGGGACTGGAGCAGAAGGACAAGACCCCGGCCACCGCAACGCCTCCAGCAGCCCCCGCCAACGTGAAGGAGCAGCCCCAGACTACCGTGCCGCCATCAGGGAAGTGA
- the LOC119367905 gene encoding pectinesterase-like, whose amino-acid sequence MANNFLLGGLGAILVVAVVVGVVATVTSSGNNKAGDNFNVPGEANLATSGKSVKSLCAPTLYKESCEKTLTSASNGTENPKEVFATVAKSALESIKSAVERSKSIGEAKSSDPLTEGARQDCKELLEDSVDDLKGMVEMAGGDIKVLLGRTDDLEHWITGVMTFIDTCADGFADEKLKADMQGILRNATELSSNALAITNSLGAIFKKLDLDVFKTDSRRRLLSADESRYPAWMRAPERKLLASGGLPQPNAIVAKDGSGKFKTIQDAVNSMPKDHPGRYVIYVKAGVYEEMVMVPKDKVNIFMYGDGPKQSRVTGSKSFADGITTMKTATFSIEAAGFICKNMGFHNTAGAEKHQAVALRVQGDLSAFFNCRFDAFQDTLYVHARRQFFRNCVISGTIDFIFGNSAAVFQNCLIITRRPMDNQQNSVTAHGRTDPNMKSGLVIQNCRLVPDQKLFADRFKIPSFLGRPWKEFSRLVIMESMIADFIKPEGYMPWNGDFGLKTLYYAEFGNRGPGAGTSKRVTWPGFRVIGNKEAEQFTAGPFIDGATWLKFTGMPNYLGFKV is encoded by the exons ATGGCAAATAACTTCCTCCTCGGGGGCCTGGGGGCCATCCTTGTCGTCGCGGTCGTGGTGGGCGTAGTCGCCACCGTGACCAGCTCCGGTAATAATAAGGCCGGCGACAACTTCAATGTCCCGGGTGAGGCCAACCTTGCCACCTCCGGCAagtcggtcaagtctctgtgcgccCCCACGCTGTACAAGGAGTCGTGCGAGAAGACCCTCACCTCGGCCTCCAATGGCACCGAGAACCCCAAAGAGGTGTTCGCCACCGTTGCCAAGTCGGCGTTGGAGTCGATCAAGTCGGCGGTGGAGCGGTCAAAAAGTATCGGGGAGGCCAAGTCGAGCGACCCCTTGACGGAGGGCGCGCGCCAGGACTGCAAGGAGCTCCTGGAGGATTCCGTGGACGACCTCAAGGGCATGGTCGAGATGGCCGGCGGCGACATCAAGGTGCTCCTTGGCCGCACCGACGACCTCGAGCACTGGATCACCGGTGTGATGACCTTTATCGACACCTGCGCCGATGGCTTCGccgacgagaagctcaaggcggaCATGCAGGGCATCCTGCGCAACGCCACGGAGCTCAGCAGCAACGCGCTCGCCATCACCAACAGCCTCGGCGCCATCTTCAAGAAGCTCGACCTCGACGTGTTCAAGACCGACTCCCGCCGCCGCCTCTTGTCTGCGGATGAGTCCAGGTACCCCGCGTGGATGAGGGCTCCAGAAAGGAAGCTACTGGCCTCCGGTGGCTTGCCACAGCCGAACGCGATTGTGGCCAAGGACGGCAGCGGCAAATTCAAGACCATCCAGGACGCCGTGAACTCCATGCCCAAGGATCACCCGGGCCGGTACGTCATCTACGTCAAGGCTGGGGTCTACGAGGAGATGGTCATGGTCCCCAAGGACAAGGTGAACATATTCATGTACGGCGACGGCCCCAAGCAAAGCCGCGTCACCGGCAGCAAGAGCTTCGCCGACGGCATCACCACCATGAAGACCGCCACCTTCT CCATTGAGGCGGCCGGGTTCATCTGCAAGAACATGGGGTTCCACAACACGGCCGGCGCGGAGAAGCACCAGGCGGTGGCGCTGCGGGTGCAGGGCGACCTCTCGGCGTTCTTCAACTGCCGGTTCGACGCGTTCCAGGACACGCTGTACGTGCACGCCCGGCGCCAGTTCTTCCGCAACTGCGTCATCTCCGGCACCATCGACTTCATCTTCGGCAACTCGGCCGCCGTCTTCCAGAACTGCCTCATCATCACGCGCCGGCCCATGGACAACCAGCAGAACTCGGTAACCGCGCACGGCCGCACGGACCCCAACATGAAGTCCGGGCTGGTCATCCAGAACTGCCGCCTGGTGCCGGACCAGAAGCTGTTCGCGGACCGCTTCAAGATCCCGTCCTTCCTGGGCCGGCCGTGGAAGGAGTTCTCGCGGCTGGTCATCATGGAGAGCATGATCGCCGACTTCATCAAGCCCGAGGGGTACATGCCGTGGAACGGCGACTTCGGGCTCAAGACGCTCTACTACGCCGAGTTCGGCAACCGCGGCCCCGGCGCCGGCACCAGCAAGAGGGTCACCTGGCCAGGGTTCCGCGTCATCGGGAacaaggaggccgagcagttcaccgCAGGGCCCTTCATCGACGGGGCGACATGGCTCAAGTTCACCGGCATGCCCAACTACCTCGGGTTCAAGGTCTAA
- the LOC119367904 gene encoding uncharacterized protein LOC119367904 isoform X2, with protein sequence MGSIKRQEYSYDADDEDDFYIRNDDDLLEAPTLTSEQMARAREEALYVLKTKSPEEAFKIFTEGSYYNVDGPPLGLEQKDKTPATATPPAAPANVKEQPQTTVPPSGK encoded by the exons ATGGGCTCGATCAAGAGGCAGGAGTACTCCTACGACGCCGACGATGAGGACGATTTCTACATCCGGAATGATGATGACCTTCTAGAGGCCCCGACCCTCACCAGCGAGCAAATGGCGCGAGCCAGG GAGGAAGCTCTGTACGTGCTGAAAACCAAGTCCCCTGAAGAGGCTTTCAAGATTTTCACCGAG GGTTCCTATTACAATGTTGACGGTCCGCCATTGGGACTGGAGCAGAAGGACAAGACCCCGGCCACCGCAACGCCTCCAGCAGCCCCCGCCAACGTGAAGGAGCAGCCCCAGACTACCGTGCCGCCATCAGGGAAGTGA